A portion of the Streptomyces sp. NBC_00376 genome contains these proteins:
- a CDS encoding fumarate hydratase — protein sequence MPEFAYSDLLPLGEDTTPYRLVTSEGVSTFEADGRTFLKVAPEALRTLAAEAMHDISHYLRPAHLAQLRRIVDDPEASSNDKFVALDLLKNANIAAAGVLPMCQDTGTAIVMGKRGQNVLTEGGDEEALSHGIFDAYTKLNLRYSQMAPLTMWEEKNTGSNLPAQIELYATDGGAYKFLFMAKGGGSANKSFLFQETKAVLNEASMMKFLEEKIRSLGTAACPPYHLAIVVGGTSAEFALKTAKYASAHYLDELPAEGSPTGHGFRDKELEEKVFELTQKIGIGAQFGGKYFCHDVRVVRLPRHGASLPVAIAVSCSADRQATAKITAEGVFLEQLEKDPARFLPDTTDEHLDEAGDVVKIDLNRPMDDVLAELTKYPVKTRLSLTGPLVVARDIAHAKIKERLDAGEEMPQYLKDHPVYYAGPAKTPEGYASGSFGPTTAGRMDSYVAQFQAAGGSKVMLAKGNRSKQVTDACDAHGGFYLGSIGGPAARLAQDCIKKVEVVEYEELGMEAVWRIEVEDFPAFIVVDDKGNDFFTEPAPAPTFTSIPVRGPGLA from the coding sequence ATGCCAGAGTTTGCGTACTCCGATCTGCTCCCCCTGGGAGAGGACACCACGCCGTACCGTCTGGTGACCTCCGAGGGTGTCTCCACCTTCGAGGCCGACGGTCGTACGTTCCTCAAGGTCGCGCCGGAGGCGCTGCGCACCCTGGCCGCCGAGGCCATGCACGACATCTCGCACTATCTGCGCCCCGCCCACCTGGCGCAGCTGCGGCGGATCGTGGACGACCCCGAGGCGTCGTCCAACGACAAGTTCGTCGCGCTCGACCTGCTGAAGAACGCGAACATCGCGGCGGCGGGCGTGCTGCCGATGTGCCAGGACACCGGCACCGCGATCGTCATGGGCAAGCGCGGGCAGAACGTCCTCACCGAGGGCGGTGACGAGGAGGCGCTGTCGCACGGCATCTTCGACGCCTACACCAAGCTCAACCTGCGCTATTCGCAGATGGCTCCGCTCACCATGTGGGAGGAGAAGAACACCGGCTCGAACCTCCCCGCCCAGATCGAGCTGTACGCCACCGACGGCGGCGCGTACAAGTTCCTCTTCATGGCGAAGGGCGGCGGCTCGGCCAACAAGTCGTTCCTCTTCCAGGAGACGAAGGCCGTGCTGAACGAGGCCTCCATGATGAAGTTCCTGGAGGAGAAGATCCGTTCGCTGGGCACGGCCGCCTGCCCGCCGTACCACCTGGCGATCGTCGTCGGCGGTACGTCGGCCGAGTTCGCGCTCAAGACCGCGAAGTACGCCTCCGCGCACTACCTGGACGAGCTGCCCGCCGAAGGCTCCCCCACCGGCCACGGCTTCCGGGACAAGGAGCTGGAGGAGAAGGTCTTCGAGCTGACGCAGAAGATCGGCATCGGCGCCCAGTTCGGCGGCAAGTACTTCTGCCACGACGTGCGTGTCGTCCGCCTCCCCCGGCACGGCGCCTCGCTGCCCGTGGCGATCGCCGTGTCCTGCTCGGCGGACCGCCAGGCCACCGCGAAGATCACCGCCGAGGGCGTCTTCCTGGAGCAGCTGGAGAAGGACCCGGCCCGCTTCCTGCCGGACACCACCGACGAGCACCTCGACGAGGCGGGTGACGTCGTGAAGATCGACCTCAACCGCCCGATGGACGACGTCCTCGCCGAGCTGACCAAGTACCCGGTCAAGACCCGGCTCTCGCTGACCGGCCCGCTGGTCGTGGCCCGCGACATCGCGCACGCCAAGATCAAGGAGCGGCTGGACGCGGGCGAGGAGATGCCGCAGTACCTGAAGGACCACCCGGTCTACTACGCGGGCCCGGCGAAGACGCCCGAGGGGTACGCCTCCGGCTCCTTCGGCCCGACGACGGCCGGCCGCATGGACAGCTATGTCGCGCAGTTCCAGGCGGCGGGCGGCTCGAAGGTGATGCTCGCCAAGGGCAACCGGTCCAAGCAGGTCACCGACGCGTGCGACGCGCACGGCGGTTTCTACCTCGGCTCGATCGGTGGTCCGGCGGCCCGCCTCGCGCAGGACTGCATCAAGAAGGTCGAGGTCGTCGAGTACGAGGAGCTCGGCATGGAAGCGGTCTGGCGGATCGAGGTCGAGGACTTCCCCGCGTTCATCGTCGTCGACGACAAGGGCAACGACTTCTTCACCGAGCCCGCCCCGGCACCCACGTTCACCAGCATTCCGGTGCGGGGCCCGGGTCTCGCCTGA
- a CDS encoding LuxR C-terminal-related transcriptional regulator, which produces MKDDHSGPRACDCRESSPDRVCDSALAAYRRALTDGSLPAGDVPGCLSALHLMVADRHAPGRLVPVPPETASFDVLGPIEAAIARQRRTLRSARAALTVFEGLYADAHRLEPSALTRLSGEAVIGKALEAGVAGCREEVRTAHPGGGRPVHALEESLPRDIRNLRRGIRQRTIYQHTVRSDRTTLAYIEQVTTEGAEVRTLAEVADRIIVFDRNLAFIPFSDEPHSALRIQHPSLVRFLARHFDEAWARSVPVRPERVPLRTPVVTFDLQRTILQAVVGGETDESIARRLGMSRRSVAEHVRKVSEQLGSNSRAQLGYLVATSGLLEA; this is translated from the coding sequence GTGAAGGACGACCATTCCGGCCCACGGGCGTGTGATTGCCGCGAATCGTCGCCGGACCGCGTCTGCGACTCGGCCCTCGCTGCCTATCGGCGAGCGCTCACGGACGGAAGCCTTCCGGCAGGCGACGTGCCCGGTTGCCTGAGCGCCCTGCATCTGATGGTGGCGGACCGCCACGCGCCGGGACGGCTCGTCCCCGTACCACCCGAGACCGCCTCGTTCGACGTGCTCGGACCCATCGAGGCGGCGATCGCCCGGCAGCGCCGCACCCTGCGTTCGGCCCGCGCCGCGCTGACCGTGTTCGAGGGCCTGTACGCCGACGCGCACCGGCTCGAACCGTCCGCGCTCACCCGGCTCTCCGGCGAGGCCGTCATCGGCAAGGCGCTCGAAGCGGGCGTCGCGGGCTGCCGCGAGGAGGTCCGCACCGCCCACCCGGGCGGCGGCCGCCCCGTGCACGCGCTGGAGGAGTCGCTGCCCAGGGACATCCGCAATCTGCGGCGGGGCATCCGGCAGCGGACCATCTACCAGCACACGGTCCGCTCGGACCGCACGACGCTCGCCTACATCGAGCAGGTGACGACCGAGGGCGCCGAGGTCAGAACGCTCGCCGAGGTCGCCGACCGGATCATCGTCTTCGACCGGAACCTCGCGTTCATCCCGTTCTCCGACGAACCGCACAGCGCCCTGCGCATCCAGCACCCGTCCCTGGTCCGCTTCCTGGCCCGGCACTTCGACGAGGCCTGGGCCCGTTCGGTCCCGGTCCGCCCCGAACGGGTGCCGCTGCGCACGCCCGTCGTCACCTTTGACCTGCAACGGACCATCCTGCAGGCGGTCGTGGGCGGCGAGACGGACGAGTCGATCGCCCGCCGGCTCGGCATGAGCCGCCGCAGCGTCGCGGAGCACGTACGGAAGGTCTCCGAGCAGCTGGGCAGCAACAGCCGGGCCCAACTCGGCTATCTGGTCGCGACATCGGGCCTGCTGGAGGCATGA
- a CDS encoding MFS transporter, producing the protein MTRDIEQVEDRPDPAPDGEGALPARGERRYRFLVAGYSLSSYGTFLNMVALNLFVYETTGRALTMGLFMAARLASGFVAGLIAGGLLDRFAAKRVMLWTNVAQAAVMLLLVLAPEGMRTASLMAVSVVVGGCGTLFMVSLRSSIPEMVGDDRRSWANSLSITGRSLAMVAGFASAGVVVSLVGYTAAFVVDMATFVICAVTVALLPIPGGGRGKTARPESEGDSGGDGKKERTGGRGRPGRWRRPGALLASAAAPGLGLMVVLRSVDAFGSSSHNAALPVHSAALDAGHPAVFVSAFWCLWAVGNVVAQQVIQRYVRRTGRTVGAPGFGYGTCLMSGAFILAFAGFPWAATVVVALAAGAADGLTEVSYTSHLQTLPAGLRAHAFGLSATLENLGFGVGMILVAAALDRFSPLAVVGWSHGAAIVVAVVFLIRVSGARGRAAVPAPRSGADRAGPER; encoded by the coding sequence GTGACGCGCGACATCGAACAGGTGGAGGACCGGCCGGACCCCGCACCGGACGGCGAGGGGGCGCTCCCCGCGCGCGGGGAGCGCCGCTACCGGTTCCTCGTCGCCGGGTACTCCCTGTCCTCCTACGGCACCTTCCTGAACATGGTGGCGCTCAATCTGTTCGTCTACGAGACGACGGGGCGGGCGCTCACGATGGGCCTGTTCATGGCCGCACGCCTGGCGTCCGGCTTTGTCGCCGGGCTGATCGCCGGTGGTCTGCTCGACCGGTTCGCCGCCAAGCGCGTCATGCTGTGGACGAATGTGGCGCAGGCCGCGGTGATGCTGCTGCTGGTCCTCGCGCCCGAAGGGATGCGGACGGCCTCCCTGATGGCGGTTTCCGTGGTGGTCGGCGGCTGCGGAACGCTTTTCATGGTGTCGCTGCGCAGTTCGATTCCCGAGATGGTCGGCGACGACCGGCGGTCCTGGGCGAACTCCCTTTCCATTACAGGGCGTTCACTGGCGATGGTGGCCGGTTTCGCCTCCGCGGGCGTGGTGGTCTCGCTGGTCGGTTACACCGCTGCTTTCGTGGTGGACATGGCCACCTTCGTGATCTGCGCCGTCACGGTGGCGCTGCTGCCGATCCCGGGCGGGGGCCGGGGAAAGACCGCCCGGCCGGAATCGGAGGGGGATTCCGGCGGGGACGGCAAGAAGGAGCGGACCGGCGGCCGGGGGAGGCCGGGGAGGTGGCGGCGGCCGGGCGCGTTGCTCGCGTCGGCGGCCGCGCCGGGTCTCGGTCTGATGGTGGTGCTGCGGAGTGTCGACGCCTTCGGCTCGTCCTCCCACAACGCCGCGCTGCCGGTCCACTCCGCCGCGCTCGACGCCGGCCACCCGGCCGTGTTCGTCAGCGCGTTCTGGTGTCTGTGGGCGGTGGGGAACGTCGTCGCGCAGCAGGTGATCCAGCGGTACGTCAGACGTACCGGGCGCACGGTGGGGGCGCCGGGCTTCGGGTACGGCACCTGTCTGATGTCCGGGGCGTTCATCCTGGCGTTCGCCGGGTTCCCATGGGCCGCGACCGTCGTGGTCGCGCTGGCGGCGGGGGCGGCCGACGGGCTGACGGAGGTCTCGTACACCTCCCATCTGCAGACGCTCCCCGCCGGTCTGCGCGCTCACGCCTTCGGGCTCTCCGCGACCCTGGAGAACCTCGGGTTCGGCGTCGGCATGATCCTGGTCGCCGCGGCCCTCGACAGGTTCAGCCCGCTGGCCGTCGTCGGCTGGTCGCACGGGGCGGCCATCGTGGTCGCCGTGGTGTTCCTGATCAGGGTGTCCGGGGCGCGCGGGCGGGCCGCCGTCCCCGCACCCCGTTCCGGCGCCGACCGCGCCGGTCCGGAGCGATGA
- a CDS encoding M18 family aminopeptidase: MTPLTHRSHTDDLLSFISASPSPYHVVAGAAERLEKAGFRELRGTDDWTGTTGGTFVARAGALIAWYVPEGAPAHTPFRIVGAHTDSPNLRVKPAPDTSSAGWQQIGVEIYGGVPLNTWLDRDLGISGRLAVRTPGGGVGSRLVRIDEPLLRVPQLAIHLDRTVNEALALDPQLHVAPVWALGPRAEGALLRRVAAAAEAEPDEVLGWDLMLHDVQPPGYLGADREFVVSARLDNLVSVHAGVTALAAAATAADEPAYIPVLAAFDHEEVGSGSATGAQGPLLERVLSRSVTARGGSPEDWSRALSGAFCVSADMAHAVHPNYAERHDPDHRPLPNGGPALKVNVNQRYATDSTGMAVFAAACERAGVPWQPFVSNNAMPCGTSIGPLTAARLGVETVDVGVPGLSMHSARELCGAEDPGRLAAALGAFMTSG; this comes from the coding sequence ATGACGCCGCTTACCCACCGCAGCCACACCGACGACCTGCTGTCCTTCATCAGCGCGAGCCCTTCCCCGTACCACGTGGTGGCCGGTGCCGCCGAGCGCCTGGAGAAGGCGGGCTTCCGTGAACTGCGGGGCACCGACGACTGGACGGGCACGACCGGGGGCACCTTCGTCGCCCGCGCCGGTGCGCTGATCGCCTGGTACGTCCCCGAGGGGGCTCCGGCGCACACCCCGTTCCGGATCGTCGGCGCCCACACCGACTCCCCGAACCTGCGGGTCAAGCCGGCCCCCGACACCTCGTCGGCGGGCTGGCAGCAGATCGGCGTGGAGATCTACGGCGGCGTTCCGCTGAACACCTGGCTCGACCGCGACCTCGGCATCTCCGGGCGGCTCGCGGTGCGCACCCCGGGCGGCGGTGTCGGGTCCCGGCTCGTACGGATCGACGAACCCCTGCTGCGGGTACCCCAGTTGGCCATCCACCTGGACCGTACGGTCAACGAGGCGCTCGCGCTCGACCCGCAGCTCCATGTCGCTCCGGTCTGGGCGCTCGGACCACGCGCGGAGGGTGCACTGCTGCGCAGGGTCGCGGCGGCCGCCGAGGCGGAGCCGGACGAGGTGCTCGGCTGGGACCTGATGCTCCATGACGTCCAGCCGCCCGGATACCTGGGCGCGGACCGGGAGTTCGTGGTGTCGGCGCGGCTGGACAACCTGGTCTCGGTGCACGCGGGCGTCACGGCCCTGGCGGCCGCGGCGACCGCTGCCGACGAGCCGGCGTACATCCCCGTCCTGGCCGCCTTCGACCACGAGGAGGTCGGCAGCGGTTCGGCGACGGGTGCGCAGGGTCCGCTGCTGGAGCGGGTCCTGAGCCGCTCGGTCACCGCCCGCGGCGGCAGCCCGGAGGACTGGTCGCGGGCCCTGTCCGGGGCGTTCTGCGTCTCCGCCGACATGGCCCACGCGGTGCACCCCAACTACGCGGAGCGGCACGACCCGGACCACCGTCCGCTGCCCAACGGCGGGCCCGCGCTCAAGGTCAACGTCAACCAGCGGTACGCCACCGACAGCACCGGCATGGCGGTGTTCGCGGCGGCGTGCGAGCGGGCGGGTGTGCCGTGGCAGCCGTTCGTCTCCAACAACGCGATGCCGTGCGGTACGTCGATCGGCCCGCTCACCGCGGCCCGGCTGGGCGTGGAGACGGTCGACGTGGGGGTGCCGGGGCTGTCCATGCACTCGGCGCGCGAGCTGTGCGGGGCCGAGGACCCCGGCCGTCTGGCGGCCGCGCTCGGCGCGTTCATGACGTCCGGCTGA
- a CDS encoding ricin-type beta-trefoil lectin domain protein, with protein MRRMRHRFRCTVAAAAAMAAAVGGMTVAAGPAGATDRSGSSTIASTPLSPELEAIRAAEATKLYGDPAERPLADRKTGLISLGDSEISGEGVGTYEAGTNGPDNWCHRSPDSAIHRTGIPADVTYNVACSGAYTGNIVIGGSKQYADELVQSDNLAVKARNTRIKMILLVAGANDDLQFGPVMTDCVERWVFSQGTCQPKYEGGWQARVDGLVPKVEKTVRDLKTVMTSAGYTDNDYKLVVMGYPSPIGPDFYDNPSFPGKLPGGCAGYDSDAAWGRNVAVPAFERGMRRVADDTGAVYLDNSRLFHGHEVCSESTWARGLYIDLGHFPPDSNSTRQSYHPNASGHGAFASCLTQIYNSNLRQASCADPASTGKPVLQAGVWDDAFKPLKNEATGTCVDVPGSVTRNNTKIGGWDCHGGRNQGWWYDSSTKNLHTELSHDRCLDIPGADYKAGATAILYNCSGAANQQFVKQSGTLRPAASTGLCLTLAAAKDPLKLQACDGSAQQRFV; from the coding sequence ATGAGGCGCATGAGGCACAGATTCCGCTGTACGGTCGCGGCCGCCGCGGCCATGGCGGCGGCGGTCGGCGGCATGACCGTAGCCGCCGGACCGGCCGGCGCGACGGACCGGTCAGGTTCCAGCACCATCGCATCCACCCCCCTGTCGCCCGAGCTGGAGGCCATCCGCGCGGCGGAGGCCACCAAGCTGTACGGCGACCCGGCCGAGCGCCCGCTCGCGGACCGCAAGACCGGGCTGATCTCGCTCGGCGACAGCGAGATCTCGGGCGAGGGCGTCGGCACGTACGAGGCCGGCACCAACGGCCCCGACAACTGGTGCCACCGCTCGCCCGACTCCGCCATCCACCGCACCGGCATCCCGGCGGACGTCACGTACAACGTCGCCTGCTCCGGCGCGTACACCGGCAACATCGTGATCGGCGGCTCGAAGCAGTACGCCGACGAGCTGGTGCAGAGCGACAACCTCGCCGTCAAGGCCCGCAACACCCGCATCAAGATGATCCTGCTGGTGGCGGGTGCCAACGACGACCTCCAGTTCGGCCCGGTCATGACGGACTGCGTCGAGCGCTGGGTGTTCTCCCAGGGCACCTGCCAGCCCAAGTACGAGGGCGGCTGGCAGGCGCGCGTCGACGGACTCGTCCCCAAGGTCGAGAAGACGGTGCGCGACCTGAAGACCGTCATGACCAGCGCCGGGTACACCGACAACGACTACAAGCTCGTGGTCATGGGCTACCCGAGCCCCATCGGCCCGGACTTCTACGACAACCCGAGCTTCCCCGGGAAGCTTCCCGGCGGCTGCGCCGGGTACGACTCCGACGCGGCCTGGGGCCGCAACGTGGCCGTCCCCGCCTTCGAGCGCGGCATGCGCAGGGTCGCCGACGACACCGGTGCCGTCTACCTCGACAACTCCCGGCTCTTCCACGGCCACGAGGTCTGCAGTGAGTCCACCTGGGCCCGCGGTCTCTACATCGACCTCGGGCACTTCCCGCCGGACTCCAACTCGACGCGGCAGTCCTACCACCCGAACGCGAGCGGCCACGGCGCCTTCGCGTCCTGCCTGACCCAGATCTACAACTCCAACCTGCGTCAGGCGAGCTGCGCCGACCCGGCGAGCACCGGAAAGCCGGTCCTGCAGGCCGGTGTGTGGGACGACGCCTTCAAGCCCCTGAAGAACGAGGCGACTGGCACCTGTGTGGACGTCCCGGGCTCGGTGACCCGTAACAACACGAAGATCGGCGGCTGGGACTGCCACGGCGGCCGCAACCAGGGCTGGTGGTACGACTCCAGCACGAAGAACCTCCACACGGAGCTGAGCCACGACCGGTGCCTGGACATACCGGGCGCCGACTACAAGGCGGGCGCCACGGCCATCCTGTACAACTGCTCGGGCGCGGCCAACCAGCAGTTCGTGAAGCAGTCGGGCACCTTGCGCCCGGCGGCCTCGACCGGACTGTGCCTGACGCTGGCGGCGGCGAAGGACCCGCTGAAGCTCCAGGCATGCGACGGCAGTGCGCAGCAGCGGTTCGTGTAG
- a CDS encoding class II fumarate hydratase, protein MDESQAGERTPASGGNFRIEHDSMGEVRVPAEAKWRAQTQRAVENFPVSGQRLERAHIEALARIKAAAAKVNAELKVLDPDVAAAIQEAAAEVVEGRWDDQFPVDVFQTGSGTSSNMNTNEVLATLATERLGREVHPNDHVNASQSSNDVFPSSIHIAATAAVTGDLIPALDRLATSLERKAAEFAAVVKSGRTHLMDATPVTLGQEFGGYAAQVRYGIERLRASLPRLAELPLGGTAVGTGINTPPGFSAAVIAEVASATGLPLAEARDHFEAQGARDGLVETSGQLRTIAVSLTKISNDLRWMASGPRTGLAEINLPDLQPGSSIMPGKVNPVIPEAVLMVAAQVTGNDTTVAVAGAAGNFELNVMLPVIAKNLLESVRLLANASRLLADRTVDGITANVERAREYAESSPSVVTPLNKYIGYEEAAKVAKKSLAQRRTIREVVLDSGYVERGDLTVEQLDEALDVLRMTHP, encoded by the coding sequence ATGGACGAGTCACAGGCCGGCGAGCGGACCCCCGCGAGCGGTGGAAATTTCCGCATCGAACACGATTCGATGGGCGAGGTGAGAGTGCCCGCCGAGGCCAAGTGGCGGGCCCAGACGCAGCGCGCGGTGGAGAACTTCCCGGTCTCCGGCCAGCGCTTGGAGCGGGCCCACATCGAGGCCCTGGCCAGGATCAAGGCGGCCGCGGCCAAGGTGAACGCCGAGCTGAAGGTGCTCGACCCGGACGTCGCCGCGGCCATCCAGGAGGCCGCCGCCGAGGTCGTCGAGGGGCGCTGGGACGACCAGTTCCCGGTCGATGTCTTCCAGACCGGGTCGGGCACCTCGTCCAACATGAACACCAACGAGGTGCTGGCCACCCTCGCCACCGAAAGGCTGGGCCGCGAGGTCCATCCGAACGATCACGTCAACGCCTCGCAGTCGTCCAACGACGTCTTCCCGTCCTCCATCCACATCGCCGCGACGGCGGCCGTCACCGGCGACCTGATCCCCGCCCTGGACCGGCTGGCGACCTCCCTGGAGCGCAAGGCCGCCGAGTTCGCGGCGGTCGTGAAGTCGGGGCGTACGCATCTGATGGACGCCACCCCCGTCACCCTCGGCCAGGAGTTCGGCGGCTACGCGGCACAGGTCAGGTACGGCATCGAACGGCTGCGCGCCTCGCTCCCCCGCCTCGCCGAACTGCCGCTGGGCGGCACGGCCGTGGGCACCGGCATCAACACGCCGCCCGGCTTCTCCGCCGCCGTCATCGCCGAGGTCGCCTCCGCCACCGGGCTGCCGCTCGCGGAGGCCCGGGACCACTTCGAGGCGCAGGGCGCGCGGGACGGACTCGTGGAGACCTCGGGCCAGCTCCGTACCATCGCCGTCTCGCTCACCAAGATCTCCAACGATCTGCGCTGGATGGCGTCCGGGCCGCGCACCGGCCTGGCAGAGATCAACCTCCCCGACCTCCAGCCGGGCTCGTCGATCATGCCCGGAAAGGTGAATCCGGTCATCCCAGAGGCCGTACTGATGGTGGCCGCCCAGGTGACGGGGAACGACACGACGGTCGCCGTGGCGGGCGCGGCGGGCAACTTCGAGCTGAACGTGATGCTCCCGGTCATCGCGAAGAACCTGCTGGAGTCGGTACGGCTGCTGGCCAACGCCTCCCGGCTGCTCGCCGACCGCACGGTCGACGGCATCACCGCCAACGTGGAGCGGGCCAGGGAGTACGCCGAGTCCTCGCCGTCCGTCGTCACCCCGCTGAACAAGTACATCGGCTACGAGGAGGCCGCGAAGGTCGCCAAGAAGTCCCTCGCGCAGCGCCGGACCATTCGCGAGGTCGTACTGGACTCGGGCTACGTCGAGCGGGGCGACCTCACCGTGGAACAGCTCGACGAGGCGCTCGACGTGCTGCGCATGACCCACCCGTGA
- the fomD gene encoding cytidylyl-2-hydroxypropylphosphonate hydrolase, producing MAGTGDIEHWAPGDQILWRYRRNGAPAGSGAPERAPDPFHICRPVTVVQDTDELLAVWVAPGTECVKPVLANGRDVHAEPLATRYTAPRTTARSPWLGNGVLKLARPGEPWSVWLFWEPVWQFRSWYVNLEEPHTRWQGGVDSEDHFLDISVYPDRSWVWRDEDEFAMAQRAGLMAPRTARRVREAGRAAVGLIEEWGAPFRDGWEDWRPDPQWRVPALPDDWDRTPSYTPS from the coding sequence ATGGCAGGTACCGGAGACATCGAGCACTGGGCGCCGGGTGATCAGATCCTGTGGCGCTACCGCCGCAACGGCGCGCCGGCGGGGTCCGGGGCGCCGGAGCGGGCCCCGGACCCGTTCCACATCTGCCGCCCCGTCACCGTCGTCCAGGACACCGACGAACTGCTCGCGGTGTGGGTGGCACCGGGCACCGAGTGCGTGAAGCCGGTGCTGGCGAACGGCAGGGACGTGCACGCCGAGCCGCTCGCCACCCGCTACACCGCCCCGCGCACCACCGCCCGCTCCCCCTGGCTGGGAAACGGCGTGCTGAAGCTGGCCCGGCCCGGTGAGCCGTGGTCGGTCTGGCTGTTCTGGGAGCCGGTCTGGCAGTTCCGCAGCTGGTACGTGAATCTGGAGGAACCGCACACCCGCTGGCAGGGCGGCGTCGACTCCGAGGATCACTTTCTCGACATCTCCGTGTACCCGGACCGCAGCTGGGTCTGGCGCGACGAGGACGAGTTCGCCATGGCGCAGCGGGCCGGCCTGATGGCCCCGCGGACCGCGCGGCGGGTGCGGGAGGCGGGCCGGGCCGCCGTCGGGCTGATCGAGGAGTGGGGCGCTCCGTTCCGGGACGGCTGGGAGGACTGGCGGCCCGATCCACAATGGCGGGTTCCCGCGCTTCCGGATGACTGGGACCGCACCCCCTCGTATACGCCGTCGTGA
- a CDS encoding ATP-binding SpoIIE family protein phosphatase — MTEHPTSHEGRQPLAARSQERTRPRQQDAAPAASPATAAIPGPAAAPGSAAGPATGPAGLDPQAAARREGDRLRFVGAATRRIARGIDLDEIVLGLCRASVPTFSDAILVYLRDPLPVGDERPVSPFVLRLRRSDRLRLSEEETDSSSETERLRLPVIDPHGDLTPAAELCEVRSGGALAEVLRGVRPVFGDSAAARAALPELLGAGRTVPTGHRAILAPLRGRRRVIGAAVFLRGTERPPFESNDLLVAAQLATHTALGIDKAVLYGREAYIADELQRTMLPDSLPQPTGVRLASRYLPAAETARVGGDWYDAIPLPGSRVALVVGDVMGHSMTSAAIMGQLRTTAQTLAQLDLPPQEVLHHLDEQAQRLGSDRMATCLYAVYDPVAHRITIANAGHPPPVLLHLGGRAEVLRVPPGAPIGVGGVDFEAVELDAPAGGTLLLYTDGLVESRLRDVWTGIEQLRERLAATARLTGPDHSPPLEALCDDVLDMLGPGDRDDDIALLAARFDGIAPSDVAYWHLEPEETAPGRARRLARRALSRWGLDDLSDSVELLISEVVTNAVRYAERPVTLRLLRTDVLRCEVGDDSPQLPRQRRARDMDEGGRGLFLVNRLARRWGATRLSTGKVVWFEMPSRGQ, encoded by the coding sequence GTGACGGAGCACCCCACCTCCCACGAAGGCCGGCAGCCTCTCGCCGCCCGGTCGCAGGAACGCACCCGGCCGCGGCAGCAGGACGCCGCGCCGGCCGCCTCCCCTGCCACCGCCGCGATCCCCGGCCCGGCCGCGGCTCCGGGGTCGGCAGCCGGCCCCGCGACCGGCCCCGCAGGACTCGATCCACAGGCCGCGGCCCGTCGTGAGGGCGACCGGCTGCGTTTCGTCGGGGCCGCCACCCGGCGGATCGCCCGCGGCATAGACCTGGACGAGATCGTGCTGGGCCTGTGCCGGGCCAGTGTGCCGACGTTCTCCGACGCCATACTGGTCTACCTCCGCGACCCGCTCCCGGTCGGTGACGAGCGGCCGGTCTCCCCCTTCGTGCTGCGGCTGCGCCGGTCCGACCGGCTGCGGCTGAGCGAGGAGGAGACGGACAGCTCGTCGGAGACCGAGCGGCTGCGGCTGCCCGTCATCGATCCGCACGGCGACCTGACGCCGGCGGCCGAGCTGTGCGAGGTCCGCTCCGGCGGCGCGCTGGCCGAGGTGCTGCGCGGGGTGCGGCCGGTCTTCGGGGACTCGGCGGCGGCCCGTGCCGCGCTGCCCGAGCTGCTCGGCGCCGGCCGGACCGTACCCACCGGACACCGCGCGATTCTCGCCCCGCTGCGCGGCCGGCGGCGGGTGATCGGCGCCGCCGTCTTCCTGCGCGGCACGGAGCGGCCGCCCTTCGAGTCCAACGACCTGCTGGTCGCGGCCCAGCTGGCGACGCACACCGCGCTCGGCATCGACAAGGCCGTGCTGTACGGGCGCGAGGCGTACATCGCCGACGAGCTCCAGCGCACCATGCTGCCCGACTCGCTGCCGCAGCCGACCGGCGTCCGGCTCGCCTCCCGCTATCTCCCGGCCGCCGAGACGGCCCGGGTCGGCGGCGACTGGTACGACGCGATCCCGCTGCCCGGCAGCCGGGTCGCCCTGGTCGTCGGCGATGTCATGGGCCACTCCATGACGTCCGCGGCGATCATGGGCCAGCTGCGCACCACCGCGCAGACCCTGGCCCAGCTCGACCTGCCGCCGCAGGAGGTGCTGCACCACCTCGACGAGCAGGCCCAGCGGCTCGGCAGCGACCGCATGGCGACCTGCCTGTACGCGGTGTACGACCCGGTCGCGCACCGGATCACGATCGCCAACGCCGGGCATCCGCCGCCCGTCCTGCTCCATCTGGGCGGCCGTGCGGAGGTGCTGCGGGTGCCGCCGGGCGCCCCGATCGGCGTCGGCGGGGTGGACTTCGAGGCCGTCGAGCTGGACGCGCCCGCGGGAGGCACGCTGCTGCTGTACACCGACGGCCTGGTGGAGTCCCGGCTGCGGGACGTCTGGACCGGGATCGAGCAGCTGCGCGAACGGCTCGCCGCCACCGCCCGGCTGACCGGCCCGGACCACTCGCCGCCGCTGGAGGCGCTCTGCGACGACGTGCTGGACATGCTCGGTCCGGGCGACCGGGACGACGACATCGCGCTGCTCGCCGCCCGGTTCGACGGGATCGCGCCGAGCGATGTCGCGTACTGGCACCTCGAACCGGAGGAGACGGCGCCGGGCCGGGCCCGCAGGCTGGCCCGCCGCGCGCTCAGCCGCTGGGGCCTCGACGATCTCTCCGACTCGGTGGAGCTGCTGATCAGCGAGGTGGTGACCAATGCGGTGCGTTACGCGGAGCGGCCGGTGACGCTGCGGCTGCTGCGCACCGACGTGCTGCGCTGCGAGGTCGGCGACGACTCCCCGCAGCTGCCCCGGCAGCGCCGGGCGCGTGACATGGACGAGGGCGGGCGCGGCCTGTTCCTGGTGAACCGGCTGGCCAGGCGGTGGGGGGCGACACGCCTCTCGACCGGCAAGGTGGTCTGGTTCGAGATGCCGTCCCGGGGCCAGTAG